AGCTTAACCAATAacagaaataattgataaacacatattttgtataggTATCCTATACTGTGTTCTTATAATAAAGGaagctagggaaaagaaaatattaaagtcataaagaaaatgcagttaaAGTcctatattgtatttatttaaaaaaaaagtccacgtATATGTGCAGTCACACAGTTCAAACCCTAATCGTTCAAGGGgcaactgtatttttttctactaaaCATCTAGTCAGGTACTACCTGACTGTTAGGCAGAAGTGAAGACCAAGACCATTAACTAGTTGGTGTGAAGACCAAGACTAGAACCCAGAAGTCTCAAGTCTAGGCCCTCGGGTCTTTCCATTGTGTTGAGGCCTCAAATAACCTCTTGGAATGATCTCATCTGTCTGAGCAAAGGTTTGATCCTCCAGACTTTCTTAACCTTGGAAACATGGCGAACTCGATGGTTTTCTCCACACAAGCCTCGGCTTATAAGGAGCCTGTGATTACCTCCAACAATATACCTCTCTTTACGTTCTTTTTGCACATATTCCATCTACCCGAGAAAAAAAGGTCCCACTTACTTCATTCTTCACTTCCCGCCACGGGGGTTGTTGCGAGCCCTGCCGTCCCCTGCCTCCACCTACGTCAGCGTGTTCCGTCCGTGTTCCTCCTGTCAGTGTAAATCCCTGCGCAGGCGCTCTCCGGCGTGGGCCAGGGCGCATGCTCAGTGAGGACGGAGGATGTAGCCTGGCGCATGGAATAGGCTCTTGCGAAATGTTTGCAAAGGGCTAGCGGCCGGGCTTTCTGAAAAGCAGCCTTGTTTTCCTAAAACCAAAATCCTTTCCACCGTGACAGATTTCTCTGGTAGAAAAGTATATTGAAGAACAGCTGCTGGAGCGGATTCCTGGATTTAACATGGCGGCTTTCACCACGACTTTACAGTGAGTTGAGCTAGACTCTGCATTTTTATCtcttccccccttcctcctcctccactctgaaaaagaccctttttttttcttcattgcgTGAACCTAAAGGCTGAGAGCTCTGGGTGGTCAGGTTCTGGGATGGAAAGCCCTCAAAACCGTCTAGTGGAATCTTGAAGAGAAAGAATCTGTTTCTGTCGTTCATGAAACGGCCATCCTTTTCTTTTGCAGGCACCATAAAGATGAAGTGGCTGGTGACATATTTGACATGCTGCTCACGTTTACAGATTTTCtggcttttaaagaaatgtttctgGACTACAGAGCAGTAAGTCACTCTTGCTCACTTTGTCAGCCACTTTGAACCAGAGAAATTCCAAGTAGGCCTGTCAAGCACAGACCAACTGCCAGATTTCTCCCCACAACTGGCCAGTGTCAGTTTGGCAGCTAGTAAGGTACTAGGAGCGTGAGCTGCGGTGCTCCCGACAGGGATCCCACACCCTTACTGAGGAACTGCATGCTCATGTGTTGTCGCAACAGGTCCCAGTACCTCTTATAGACCCTCactaattaaaagaacaaaatcaaagaggtCTAATTGCCTTGCCTTTCTTATAAGGCAGgcttttaataggaaaaaaatatttcagctaAGGGAGAAACACTTTTTAGAGTGATGGGGCCAATGCCGAACAAGAATGCCAAATAACCTCCTTCCCTCTCTAGTCTGCTCCCTCCTGGGGCCTACCCTCCCCGTGAGTACCTCCTTTCCTATGCCTGAGGCAGGGTACTGGGCTAGAAAGGActctcccacccccattcctTGCTTCTTAAGATTGTTTTCTCACGCAGGAAAAAGAAGGCCGGGGACTGGACTTAAGCAGTGGTTTAGTGGTGACTTCATTGTGCAAATCCTCTTCTGTGCCAGCTTCCCAGAATGACCTGCGACCCTAGGTCCCACCACCAAGCAATGGGATCTTTCTGGATGTTGCCAGCCCAGTAGACTGGACGAGGCTCTGGCTAATGTGACAGAATACATGTTAGAAAGACCGACTGCTCTACAACTTCTTATTAATGTTAAGTATTGATCTGGGTCAAGACAATGGTCTGACCCTCCTGAGACCCTGAAGCACCTTCTCGTGTTCAGTAATCCTAGCACTCCTCCCCAAGCAGACCCCTCTCAGGCCTCTGCATTAGGCTCCGGCTCTGGAGCTTGGCATTGCCCTGGGGTCACTTCCCCTGCATATGTGTTGGTAGGTCATCTCCAGGCCTCTTTGGCTCAACAGGCTCTGCATGTCCTCCAGGTTTTTTGTGTTGCCACAGCCCTCTGTATTGATCACTCTCAGACCTGCAGCCTCAGTGGGCTTTTTGCCTGTGGGAGAACGTATCTCTAGGCTCTTAGTCAAGCCAGCTGCCTGCCCAGCTGAGCTCTCTGCAGCTCTTCCCATTCTAGCTCGTTTGGGCTGTAGGAATCAACTGAGAGGTGTCCCTTTCCTGAAGCTACATGTGGAAATCATTTCCTTGTCTTACACTTGGCAGTCCTTGCATCACTGTTTTCTGCGGTCCTCATGTGGTCTGTTTCTAGAATTCTCTtaagcatttttagaaaaatatttttatagaaaaatactcAGGCTAACCTAGTGGATATAATCTTGGAGCTTCCAGATTACCCACTTAAAGATCAAAGTATTATATGCTGTGTGCTTTTTAGCTGTTAGTGCTATGAAAGCAAAAATGCTTTCTGCGTTGGCCTTCCTGATCTACTGGGCACCAACGAGCATGTGCTTAATGCTGTGGAAGTAGGCTCAAAGGTCTCCCCTTCTTATAGCATGTTAAGTGTCTGTACAGGTTTGCTAAAACCCTTTCTATATAAATAAGTTTATTAGGTTTTCTGTTGGGGTAGGGTCTCTAGTTCCTTCCTCCTGTCAAAATCTCCCTACCAAGATGGTGTTCCACTGAGCGAGCTCAGCTCAAGTAGGAGAGAGCAGACAGCTTTACTGGTCACATGTATGCTTTGATTTAGCACAACGTTTCATAGAAAGTACTGACCAGGAAACACAGGTGTCACATCTCTAGAGAGAAAGTACGTAGTATTTCAATTCCCAGTGTGTACCTTCTGTGTTTTTTGTAAGTAAAATTAAGACTATACTGATCTCAGTCACCCATTCTGGTTTTCAAGTATGAGCTATATAGACTATGTGTTTTTCTGTACTGATGTGTGACGCTTATTAAATACTTTTGTACCATGAGTAAACTTGGAGGTATGTTGCAAGAACCGTGATTCTTAAGGGTCTTCTTTACTGTCGCCGCTGTTGTTGGGTCACTGCTATGGTGATCTTTCAAGCCAAAGGCACTCTCAGAGCCAACTTTTTCAAATGCTCCGCCTCCTGGCCTTGCTTTCCCTTCTTGCCCTTTTCAGAGAGGACTACGTACTAtaggcctggcctggcctggtcAAAGTACTTGATGAAAACCTGTTGGTCTGTCTGCCGGTGGAAAAAAAGCCATGGATGTTGACAGGTCCAAAGAATCGCTtatgaaaaatgagaacagaGGCAAACCGTTTTTTTCCACTTAGAGGTAAAAAAAGCAGGCAAGCCTGCTGTAGCAAAGTATGAGCAGGTAGGCTTTCtgatttcttataaaacaaactagcagggcacttggggggctcagttggttatgtgtctgccttcggctcaggtcgtaatcccagggtcctgggattgagctctctgctcagcagggagcctgcttctcccttgctccctgctcatgcttatGCACATGGGCTctctttgaaatgaataaaatctgaaaaaatgaaaacaaaaaagaaaaatccaccaACTAGAAACCTGTCTTTGTCCACATAGGAACTTACATCCTCATGTGTCACCTATGATGGGGCTCAGGGCTTATCCTGGCCAGCCTCAGAGACAGCGATACAACTTACTACTTGTGGCCTCCTCACCCGTAAGAAGCAATATTCACTTGAACTGCAGGGTCGAAGGAtcaggggtggggttggggggctcaGGCTTAAACCAGAAGCAAGCAGTCCAGTTGAGCATACTGACATCTGCAAGGCAATAGGCTGTTGTAGCAGGGTCAGAAACCTTGAAGACTTCCTTaggatttttatttcctctttagcCTCAAAAGAAAATGGGTTGATCCTTAACGCGGAACTTTCTTCTCTGGTTGAGTCCTGGAATGACTAGCAATTGCTCAAATTCTGAGGCACTTAAGAGTAAAAGGGGATGCTGTTTGTGTTTGTTAACAGGCACGAACTGGGCATGTCCCAGGGTGAGTGGGACATGGGTGTCTGGCTACATCCCCAACCCCCAGAGCTAGAGTCGTTGCCACAACCGCGTGCCTCTACAGCGGCCCCCACACCGCCATCAGCAGGAGCTCTGTCCCAAGACCCCTGC
The DNA window shown above is from Mustela nigripes isolate SB6536 chromosome 17, MUSNIG.SB6536, whole genome shotgun sequence and carries:
- the ARL2BP gene encoding ADP-ribosylation factor-like protein 2-binding protein, whose translation is MDALEEESFALSFSSASDAEFDAVVGYLEDIIMDDEFQLLQRNFMDKYYQEFEDTEENKLTYTPIFNEYISLVEKYIEEQLLERIPGFNMAAFTTTLQHHKDEVAGDIFDMLLTFTDFLAFKEMFLDYRAEKEGRGLDLSSGLVVTSLCKSSSVPASQNDLRP